One region of Streptomyces capillispiralis genomic DNA includes:
- a CDS encoding LacI family DNA-binding transcriptional regulator, whose translation MVTLAEVAQHAGVSASTVSYVLSGKRSISVNTRQRVERSIRELGYHPNAGARALASSRSNIIALMVPLRRDIYVPVMMEIAIAVATTARTHGYDVLLLTGEEGPDAVRRVAGSGLADGMILMDVELDDERLPLLRETDQPAVLIGLPADTSGLTCVDLDFKATGALCVDHLAQRGHHDIAVIGEAPAVYERHTGFAERTLDGVRARARELGMRLLHRPCEGGYDAMAVTLARILDERPGTTGFVVQNESALEPLLALLRQRGRAVPEDVSVVAICPEQVAVQASVRLTSVSIPAQEMGRRAVEQLVAKLDGRGGDEVVLLAPELTVRASSGPAPAAP comes from the coding sequence ATGGTCACCCTCGCCGAGGTCGCCCAGCACGCCGGAGTCTCGGCGAGCACTGTGAGCTATGTCCTCAGCGGCAAGCGGTCCATCTCCGTGAACACCCGCCAGCGGGTCGAGCGGAGCATCCGCGAGCTCGGCTACCACCCGAACGCCGGGGCCCGCGCCCTGGCCAGCAGCAGGTCCAACATCATCGCGCTGATGGTCCCGCTGCGCCGGGACATCTACGTGCCGGTGATGATGGAGATCGCCATCGCGGTCGCCACCACGGCCCGCACCCACGGGTACGACGTGCTGCTGCTCACCGGCGAGGAGGGCCCCGACGCGGTGCGCCGCGTCGCCGGCAGCGGACTCGCCGACGGCATGATCCTGATGGACGTCGAACTCGACGACGAGCGGCTGCCGCTGCTGCGGGAGACCGATCAGCCGGCGGTGCTGATCGGACTGCCCGCCGACACCTCCGGCCTGACCTGCGTCGACCTCGACTTCAAGGCCACCGGCGCGCTGTGCGTCGACCATCTCGCGCAGCGGGGCCACCACGACATCGCCGTCATCGGCGAGGCGCCGGCCGTCTACGAGCGGCACACCGGCTTCGCCGAACGCACCCTCGACGGAGTGCGCGCCCGTGCCCGGGAGCTGGGGATGCGGCTGCTGCACCGGCCGTGCGAGGGCGGGTACGACGCGATGGCGGTGACCCTCGCCCGGATCCTCGACGAACGCCCCGGCACCACGGGCTTCGTCGTGCAGAACGAGTCGGCGCTCGAACCGCTGCTCGCCCTGCTGCGGCAGCGGGGACGGGCCGTTCCCGAGGACGTCTCGGTGGTCGCGATCTGCCCGGAGCAGGTCGCCGTGCAGGCCTCGGTGCGGCTGACCTCGGTCTCCATCCCCGCGCAGGAAATGGGCCGGCGGGCCGTGGAACAGCTGGTCGCCAAGCTCGACGGGCGGGGCGGCGACGAGGTCGTCCTGCTCGCTCCCGAGCTGACGGTCCGCGCCAGTTCGGGCCCGGCACCGGCCGCGCCCTGA